The nucleotide sequence GGAAAGAATTTAAAGTGTATTTGGATCAGCAACCAATACAGTCGACTTCTATTTTTAACGGGGCTTTTGCCTACCTCTTAAACTACAACCTTCCATTATTCAATGTAAAAGAAGGAAGAGTACTTTTTTACGGAGAAAAACAGGATTTTTCAATCGATTTTACGACGGTAGAAGATACCGCACAATATACCGCAAAAGTAGCTTTGGACGATAAGACTCCTCGAAACCTGAATATTGCCAGTTTTAGTCCGAGTCCAAAGGATTTTGGAGCCATTGGAAAACAATTTTTTGATAAAGATTTTGAACTGATCAATGGCGGATCCTTAGAAGATTTCGCTACCGTAATTCAGGAAAAAAGAAAAGCTAATCCGAAGAGCGAACAGGAACTGTATGCCGATTGGCAACAAATGCAATACCTGCACAGTATGTTTTTGGTGCATCATTTAGAACTGAACAATAACCGTTATCAAGACCTGCAATGGGCTTCTATGGCACAAGTAATTAAAAAGTAAGAATCTATGGAAACTCAAGCTCAATATTCAGATAAAGAATTGGTCAAGCAATTACCGGGATTTACCAGCCACCTGATCACGGCAAATAATATTCAATTACATTATGTTGCAGGTGGTACTGGGCAACCGCTTATTTGCCTTCCCGGCTGGCCGCAAACCTGGTATTCTTTTCATAAGGTAATGCCGGAGCTAGCAAAAAAATATACTGTTATTGTAGTCGATATTCGGGGAATGGGCAGCTCAGATAAACCCTTCAATGGCTACGACAAAAAAACGATGGCCAAGGATATTTTTGAACTGATCCAAAAACTAGGGATTCAAAAAGCACATGTATTGGGACACGATATTGGTGGAATGGTGGCTTCAAGTCTTGCTTTTAATTATCCGCAGGCCGTGGATAAACTTATCCTGATGGACGGCGCCCACCCGAGCGAAGCAATGCGGGAAATGCGCCTGCTCCCTATGCCGGGAACTTTTGGAGATAAAATAAATGATAAAATGCCATTTTTATGGTGGATGGCTTTTAATCAGGTAAAGGAATTACCAGAACAGCTATTGGAAGGCCGGTTTAGGTACCTATTAGATTGGTTGTTTTCTTACGTAATGTTGGATGATGCTAAAATGAGTGATTTTGACCGGGAAGTTGCCGCCTACCATTATAATCGGCCTGAAAACATTAGGGCATCTAATGCCTGGTACCAGACTTTTGAACGGGACATCAAGGATATGAATACTTACGCCACCCTGCAAATGCCAGTTCTGGGAATGGCCAGCGAAAGCAGCTACGAATTTATGAAGCAAGGATTGCCCTATATTGCAAAAAATGTAGAGGTGATTAAGGTAGAAGGTTCCGGGCACTATTTTAATGAAGAAAATCCACAGGCCGTCATTGATGCCGTGCTTCAATTTCTAAACTAATGTATTGAAAAGAGGCTATATAAAAAGTAACTTTAAGCTGTAAAACTGAATTTATCGAAGTTCTTAAGATATTAATAACCAAATGATCTTCGTCAGGATCGGACTAACAATCCAATACAGAACAATTTTTTAGACAGCCTCTTATTTAGTTTAAGACAGTTCATCGCTGAAGGTTTTCTTATGCTCCCGAGCAAACGCTACAAACGAATTTGGTTCACGTTTGCCAATACGCTTCACTTCATAAGAAATATCTAAAGCGTGAGCTCCAGCCACAACATCTGCAAATTGAACCACAATTCCACTAGCGAACCAACTCGAAGCTCCAGAAAGTCCTAAGATAGTTCGGAAAACAAGCTTGGGAAGATTCAGATAGCGTACTTTCATATCTAGAACGCCAGACAATTGACCTGCAATTTCTTTCATATCCAAAGTTTCAGGCCCTGTGAGATAATAAGTAGCAAATCTATGATTCTCTTTGTCTTTTAAAACCTCTAAAGCCACATAGGCAACATCGCGTGAATCGATATACGCTACTTTTCCATCTCCTGCTACCTGAGGCAGATAACCTCGAGAAATCGGTTTATTTGAAGAAAGGAAATTCTGCATAAAAGCCGTAGGTTTCAGAATAGTCCACGCTATGCCAGAACCACGTAGGTAATGATCGATAGTGGCGTGTGATTTTGCCCAGGGTACGGCTGACCTAATGTTGGCATCTGAGGCCGAAACCTTGACAATATATTTTATAGCGCTTGTTTTGGCAGCATCTATGGCCGCTTTCTCCCATTCTACCTGTTCTTGTGTGGGTGGCGTTATTAAAATTAAACTTTCACAGCCCTTCATAGCAGCTTTCAAACTTTCAGGATGTTGAAAATCACCTAGCACGGCGTTTATTCCTTGCTGCTTAAAGTCTTTGATTTGTTTTTCTTTTCGGCACATCGCCTGAAAATTGATATTGGATTCGGTCAATAATTGACAAAGTTTTTGCCCTATATCACTTGTTGCTCCGGTTACTAAAATCATATCTTATTTTTTAATTCATTATTAAATAATACAAACTCGAAATTCAATCGCTAATCTGATTATTTCTGCTTTTTATCAAAGCCTAGTCATTGAATTGCACTCATCAGCGTCCCTTTCAAGCTTTCTAAGCGTATTCTACTATTCACCAGTTGTAGCTTGATTTCATTTACCTGAACTTTGGCATTAAACAGCGCGATTTGTGTATCTCGCAAATCGAGTGCAGTGGTCTGCCCATTGTAATAGCGATCTTGTGTCCTGCTGAAGGTTTCTTCAAACATACCAATATTATTTAGTGACTAACAGTCATTTTTTGTTTAAAAAAATTTAATTGACAATACTTACTTATAAAACTTAAAGGAATTACTGTAAAGGAGTTAATCGAAAATTAGATAGGCCAACTTTTTAGTTTTTAATATTCAAGCATAGGCATTTCAGAACTCCTTACATTTTAAACAACTACTTAATGCGAAAATGACTAACAGTCATTTTAATTTAAAATTTTTTAAGTAACTCCGTTGATAATCATATCGACATAGGTTTTCATCATTTCGTTCTGGCTCAGGTGCTTTACATCCTCAATAAAAACTTTTTTAGCTTCCATAAACTGCATCACCCCCATAGAACTGCCCCATAAGACAAAAGTTCCATATACTGGATCTATATCTTTCCTGATGATTCCTTTTTCTTGTTGATTTTTTAAATGATCGATCACAAAACCGGTAACTTTATCGCTTATTTTTTTATAACCATCGACTTCACTTTTAAATTCTGGTCGCTCCATATATATGATGAGTTCGAAATAAGCAGGATAATCTAGTGAAAATGCGTAACTGGAAAGAATAAAGGCTTTGGTATTTTCAATACCCACCTGATCTTCACGCTGGCTTAGCTTAAAATAATTCAACATTAAGCTTAATGCTTTTATACTTACCTCGGCTAAAACATCATCCTTACTTTCAAAATATTTATAAAATGTTCCTTTAGCAATCCCTAAATAATCCACTACCTTATCGATGGTAAATTGCTGTACCCCATTTTCCTTAAGAACAATATCGGCACCATTTACTATCTGCGTATGGCGTGAAGTTGAACGAAGCTGTTTTTTAGTGTCTATCATATAAAAAATGACTGTTAGTCACTACAAATATATAATTTTTAGGATAACGCTATTTTTCCATTTAAAATTTTAACGCTTACTTAACTCTTGTAAACTTCAATACTAAATTATTCTGGGGGAGTCTCTTGGTCTTCAAGATTTTCTCCAACATCCTCTGGCTAATTTCCCTATTTTTGAATACGATGCAGATGACTATCCATAGCTGCATTAAAAATGAACATAAAGCGTTTTCAACTTATGAAATCATTTACTGAATTTATACAATCAAAAGTTTTTATTACAGAGGAACTATTACGGGAAGTGCTTACTAAATTTCAGGAAAAAGAATATGCGCCCCATCAGGTGCTGCTTAAACGGGGACAGATTGCTAATCAGTATTATTTTATCATTTCGGGAGGATTACGTTTCTTTTCAGGAGAAAACGAAAATGAACATACAGCTTGGGCTTTTTTTGATGGGGAATTCATTACGGAAATTAGTAGTCTGGCACCTCGTAAACCTACACGTTTTACGATTGAATCGATTGGTAAAACCCGGTTATTGGTTATCGCACGCACTGATATGGATGTGCTGTATGCGCGATTTCCTATATGGCAGGAGTTTGGACGTAAAATTTGGGAGGATATTTGTATTCAGCAAATTGAGCAAAATGTAAATTATCAGACCTTAACGGCGGAAGGCATTTATTTAAAACTAATGGAAAACAGGGAGTTTATTCAAAAAATGCCGGTAAAACAGTTGGCCAGTATTTTGGGGATTACTCCCAATGCATTGAGCAGGATTAGGAGGAATATAAAATAATGAAAATTTCATTTCTCCAGTATGCTAAAAAAGGATAAATAGTTAGCTCTCGAATTTACTCACTTATACATTACTTTTTGATCGAAAAAAAAAACATTAGCTAAACGAGAGTATACATTTAGCTACAAAATTGCGTAATGTCAACTACTTTTTAGCATTTAATCATCGATAAGTTTGCAATGCTTAATCAATTCCAATTTATAATAATGAAAACAGTATTTATAACAGGAGCTAACAAAGGAATCGGATTAGAAACGTCTAAACAGTTGGCTGAATTAGGTTATATGGTTAATGTAGGAAGTAGGAATAAAACGAAAGGACAGAAAGCATTAGAAAATTTTAAAAATAGAGGAATTACAAACGTAGGCCTTATTGAGATTGATGTAACAAATAGCCTTAAACGTTTGCTTAATTTAATTTTGAAAATATATAGCTCTAGAAATAAATACATTGCGTAAGAAAAAAGACCGGAATTTCATCCAGTCTTTTATTATTAAGTTTTTTAAAATGATTTAAAAATTTATTTTTTGGCATAAAAGAATTTTTATTACACTTATTTCTATAAATGGCTTATCTATAACTAAAATAATCTTTAGCACTCCAAGTGTCTATTCTTAAGTAAACTTTTTATTTTCAAATGAATTAAATGATTACAGCTTCACTCCAATACCAACTCCAAAAAGCCAAGGGTTGATGTCTACATCAGCATTAACGGTCGCATCTAATGCTGTAGTAGCATTTACCGTAACATCGGTTTGAAGAAATAATTTTTTGACATCTAGGTTAATAAACCACTTATCACTAATCATATAATCTATACCTACTTGCCCTGCAAAACCAAAACTGTTGTCATAGTCTAAATCGTCTGCAACAGGACCTTCGTCCACGCTATAAAAAATAGTATAATTTAAACCTGCACCTATATACGGTTTAAAATTACCTAATTCAGTAAGGTGATATTGAAAAGTTAGTGTTGGAGGTAAAAGCCAAACACTTCCTAGGTCAATATTTGCTACAGAAGTATTTATAGCTTCTACATCGTGTTTTGTGGTTCCAAGTATAAGCTCTAGTGACCAATTTTTAGTAAAATAATAAGTAATATCCAGTTCAGGAATAACCGAAGTAGAGATATCGGCATCACCTCCTATAGCCTCTATAGATGCTTTTT is from Zunongwangia endophytica and encodes:
- a CDS encoding SDR family oxidoreductase, which gives rise to MILVTGATSDIGQKLCQLLTESNINFQAMCRKEKQIKDFKQQGINAVLGDFQHPESLKAAMKGCESLILITPPTQEQVEWEKAAIDAAKTSAIKYIVKVSASDANIRSAVPWAKSHATIDHYLRGSGIAWTILKPTAFMQNFLSSNKPISRGYLPQVAGDGKVAYIDSRDVAYVALEVLKDKENHRFATYYLTGPETLDMKEIAGQLSGVLDMKVRYLNLPKLVFRTILGLSGASSWFASGIVVQFADVVAGAHALDISYEVKRIGKREPNSFVAFAREHKKTFSDELS
- a CDS encoding TolC family protein, with the protein product MFEETFSRTQDRYYNGQTTALDLRDTQIALFNAKVQVNEIKLQLVNSRIRLESLKGTLMSAIQ
- a CDS encoding NmrA family NAD(P)-binding protein, yielding MMKKKILIAGATGMLGSKIADYLLQQGAEVIAIVRESSKTEKISQLKYSGATIIPLQMEDRLALQRACEGVSCVISAVAGLGETIIDFQSRLLDAAIAAKVPRFIPSDFSTDFTQMDKGFNRNFDLRKEFKVYLDQQPIQSTSIFNGAFAYLLNYNLPLFNVKEGRVLFYGEKQDFSIDFTTVEDTAQYTAKVALDDKTPRNLNIASFSPSPKDFGAIGKQFFDKDFELINGGSLEDFATVIQEKRKANPKSEQELYADWQQMQYLHSMFLVHHLELNNNRYQDLQWASMAQVIKK
- a CDS encoding TetR/AcrR family transcriptional regulator, giving the protein MIDTKKQLRSTSRHTQIVNGADIVLKENGVQQFTIDKVVDYLGIAKGTFYKYFESKDDVLAEVSIKALSLMLNYFKLSQREDQVGIENTKAFILSSYAFSLDYPAYFELIIYMERPEFKSEVDGYKKISDKVTGFVIDHLKNQQEKGIIRKDIDPVYGTFVLWGSSMGVMQFMEAKKVFIEDVKHLSQNEMMKTYVDMIINGVT
- a CDS encoding Crp/Fnr family transcriptional regulator — its product is MKSFTEFIQSKVFITEELLREVLTKFQEKEYAPHQVLLKRGQIANQYYFIISGGLRFFSGENENEHTAWAFFDGEFITEISSLAPRKPTRFTIESIGKTRLLVIARTDMDVLYARFPIWQEFGRKIWEDICIQQIEQNVNYQTLTAEGIYLKLMENREFIQKMPVKQLASILGITPNALSRIRRNIK
- a CDS encoding OmpW/AlkL family protein, whose translation is MRKFVFTSIAALLLSFSFQAQESKNLQDNPWQFRLRGVVISPDEKASIEAIGGDADISTSVIPELDITYYFTKNWSLELILGTTKHDVEAINTSVANIDLGSVWLLPPTLTFQYHLTELGNFKPYIGAGLNYTIFYSVDEGPVADDLDYDNSFGFAGQVGIDYMISDKWFINLDVKKLFLQTDVTVNATTALDATVNADVDINPWLFGVGIGVKL
- a CDS encoding alpha/beta fold hydrolase, with product METQAQYSDKELVKQLPGFTSHLITANNIQLHYVAGGTGQPLICLPGWPQTWYSFHKVMPELAKKYTVIVVDIRGMGSSDKPFNGYDKKTMAKDIFELIQKLGIQKAHVLGHDIGGMVASSLAFNYPQAVDKLILMDGAHPSEAMREMRLLPMPGTFGDKINDKMPFLWWMAFNQVKELPEQLLEGRFRYLLDWLFSYVMLDDAKMSDFDREVAAYHYNRPENIRASNAWYQTFERDIKDMNTYATLQMPVLGMASESSYEFMKQGLPYIAKNVEVIKVEGSGHYFNEENPQAVIDAVLQFLN
- a CDS encoding SDR family NAD(P)-dependent oxidoreductase, giving the protein MKTVFITGANKGIGLETSKQLAELGYMVNVGSRNKTKGQKALENFKNRGITNVGLIEIDVTNSLKRLLNLILKIYSSRNKYIA